The Skermanella rosea genomic sequence AGACCACCGTGATCCTGGCGCTGGCGGTGCTGTTCGCCTACCTGTTCCTGGTGGCCCTGTACGAGAGCTGGAACATCCCGGTGCCGGTCCTGCTCTCCGTCAGCGTGGGGCTGCTCGGCGCCTATGCCGCGCTGATCCTGGCGGGGCTGCCCGGCGACATCTATGCCCAGATCGGCATCATCGTGCTGATCGCGCTCGCCAGCAAGAATGCGATCCTGATCATCGAGTTCGCCAAGGAACAGCGGGAGCGGGGCCTCCCGGTCGCCGAGGCGGCGGTCGCGGGCGCGCGGATGCGCATCCGCGCGGTCATGATGACCAGCTTCGCCTTCATCCTCGGGCTCCTGCCGCTGGTGACCGCGCAGGGTGCGGGCGAACTGAGCCGCCGCGGCGTCGGCACCGCCGTGTTCGGCGGCATGCTGGCCGCCTCTCTGGTCGGCGTCTTCCTGATCCCGGTCCTCTACGTCGTGTTCCAGCACCTGCGGGAGAGGGTGGGCCGCGGACCGCGCGCGGAGCCGGCGGCGTCGCCCGCGGCGCCCGTCGTCGTCCATTCGGCGATGACCGGGGATCTGCCGCGCGGCGCCCATGGCGACTGACGCCGGTACCGGTCAGAGCAGCCGGTCCAGGCCGTCGCACACGGCGGTGAGCACCTGGATCCGCGCGGCGCGCTTGTCGTTGGCCGGCACCAGCACCCAGGGCGCCCCGGTCGAACCGGTCCGGGCCACCATCTCGTTGACCGCCATCAGGTAGTCGTCCCAGTGCTCGCGGTTGCGATAGTCCTCCTCGGTGATCTTGTACCGTTTCCGCGGGGTGTTCGCGCGCTCGTCGAACCGGCGGAGCTGCTCGTCCTTGTCGATGTGCAGCCAGAATTTCAGCAGCAGCGATCCGTGGTCGGTCAGCTGCCGCTCGAAATCGTTGATCTCGTCATAGGCCCGCCGCCACTCCTCGGGCCGGGCGAAGCCTTCGACCCGCTCGACCAGAACCCTGCCGTACCAGCTCCGGTCGAAGATCAGCATCTTGCCGGCGCGCGGCAGGTGCCGCCAGAAGCGCCAAAGGTAATGGCGTGCCCGCTCCTCGTCGGTCGGCGCCGCGACGGGCACGACGCGGCAATTGGCCGCCTTCATGCTCCAGACCAGCCGGCGGATGGCGCCGCCCTTGCCGGCGCTGTCCCAGCCCTCGAACGCCAGGACGGAGGACAGTCCCTCCTTCCTGGCCCTCAGGGACAGCTTGTGGAGGCGCCGCTGCTGGTCCTCCAGCTGCTCGCGGTAATCCTCCTCCGCGATCCGGCGGGACAGATCGAGGCTGCCCAGCACGTCGACCGGCCGTGCCGCCGGTTTCATGGCCTCGGCGGTCCGGGGCGC encodes the following:
- the pap gene encoding polyphosphate:AMP phosphotransferase, with the translated sequence MTGGETMFDVAEIGSTLAKEDYKVRMPDLRARLLEAQFHLRRKGVPVLIAVAGDDRIGCEELVDRLNEWLDARYLDTQVFEEETEEERQRPRFWRYWMALPPRGRASLFFGGLALDAIADRYLGRIDSDGFAARMEHVRTFERALVTDGMLLVKIWLHLPRQELRRRLKRKDSGWQLEQRDWIIFKHYDEIKPLCERYLQETSAGGAAWTVVESTDARHRSVRVAEHLLATFTARLDEADAVPAPRTAEAMKPAARPVDVLGSLDLSRRIAEEDYREQLEDQQRRLHKLSLRARKEGLSSVLAFEGWDSAGKGGAIRRLVWSMKAANCRVVPVAAPTDEERARHYLWRFWRHLPRAGKMLIFDRSWYGRVLVERVEGFARPEEWRRAYDEINDFERQLTDHGSLLLKFWLHIDKDEQLRRFDERANTPRKRYKITEEDYRNREHWDDYLMAVNEMVARTGSTGAPWVLVPANDKRAARIQVLTAVCDGLDRLL